The Streptomyces sp. Mut1 genome window below encodes:
- a CDS encoding MDR family MFS transporter, with protein sequence MTTASETAPVARSAAAPPVLDPRRRNIVFATIVLGILLAALDQTIVGTALPTIVSDLGGAAHMSWVVTAYLLAETVATVLVGKFGDLFGRKIVFQLSAIIFITGSFLCGLATNMTLLIVWRGLQGIGAGGLMVTSMALIADVIPLRDRGKYQGAIGAVFGVSTVIGPLLGGLFTDHLTWRWAFYVNVPIAIVVVIAAARTIPSVKAAGRPVIDYLGIAMVTIGASALILATSWGGNQYAWGSSVIIGLFVLGLAALAVFCLVEFRAKEPMLPMRLFGNPVFTVCSILSFIVGFAMLGAMIFLPTYLQYVDGDSATLSGVRTLPMVVGLLAASIFSGNVVSKTGRYRIFPVIGSLVMAAGLFLLSRMGPDSGVWLESLYMVVLGIGIGLSMQVLTIAVQNTVDYADLGTATSGVTFFRTLGSSFGTAVFGTIYANALGPHLKDGIAAAARAGGDPAVLAKASQSPEGLHSLPGTQSAPLAQAYADTLHTVFLWTVPVALLGFVVALFLKQVKLRDTVRAGSTDMGEGFASPNAQDSARLLEFSVAKVLRRVDPETARRIVAESDTRLDMAGAWAVMQVELFTRMVGHAGLRLIAARHRIPPEVLVPVFDRMIEEGFLTGDGHLFTHTAAGSREARTITDAWARWLNGQLGEDGERPDDARLRAAVDVIAKRLLAEDLAQELSPVAPAGAPV encoded by the coding sequence GTGACCACTGCCAGCGAGACCGCCCCCGTCGCGCGGAGTGCCGCAGCTCCGCCCGTCCTTGATCCCCGCCGCCGCAACATCGTCTTCGCCACGATCGTGCTGGGCATCCTGCTGGCGGCCCTGGACCAGACGATCGTGGGCACCGCGCTGCCCACGATCGTCTCGGACCTCGGGGGCGCCGCCCATATGTCGTGGGTGGTCACTGCCTACCTCCTCGCGGAGACCGTGGCGACCGTACTGGTCGGCAAGTTCGGCGACCTGTTCGGGCGGAAGATCGTCTTCCAGCTGTCCGCGATCATCTTCATCACCGGCTCGTTCCTCTGCGGTCTCGCGACGAACATGACACTGCTGATCGTGTGGCGCGGCCTCCAGGGCATCGGCGCCGGCGGTCTGATGGTCACCTCGATGGCGCTGATCGCCGATGTGATCCCGCTGCGCGACCGGGGCAAGTACCAGGGCGCGATCGGCGCCGTCTTCGGTGTGTCGACCGTGATCGGGCCGCTGCTCGGCGGGCTCTTCACCGACCATCTGACCTGGCGCTGGGCCTTCTACGTCAATGTGCCGATCGCGATCGTGGTGGTCATCGCGGCGGCCCGCACGATCCCGTCCGTCAAGGCTGCCGGGCGGCCGGTCATCGACTACCTGGGCATCGCGATGGTCACGATCGGGGCCAGCGCCCTGATCCTGGCCACGAGCTGGGGCGGCAACCAGTACGCCTGGGGGTCCTCGGTCATCATCGGCCTGTTCGTCCTCGGCCTGGCCGCGCTCGCCGTCTTCTGCCTCGTCGAGTTCCGGGCGAAGGAACCGATGCTGCCGATGCGGCTGTTCGGCAACCCGGTCTTCACGGTCTGCTCGATCCTCAGCTTCATCGTCGGGTTCGCGATGCTCGGCGCGATGATCTTCCTGCCGACGTATCTGCAGTACGTGGACGGCGATTCGGCGACCCTGTCGGGCGTCCGGACCCTGCCGATGGTCGTCGGTCTGCTCGCCGCCTCCATCTTCAGCGGCAACGTGGTCAGCAAGACCGGCCGCTACCGGATCTTCCCGGTCATCGGCTCCCTGGTCATGGCCGCGGGGCTGTTCCTGCTCTCCCGGATGGGGCCGGACAGCGGGGTCTGGCTGGAGTCGCTGTACATGGTGGTGCTCGGCATCGGCATCGGGCTCTCCATGCAGGTCCTGACGATCGCGGTGCAGAACACGGTCGACTACGCGGACCTGGGCACCGCCACCTCGGGCGTGACCTTCTTCCGTACGCTCGGCAGCTCCTTCGGCACCGCCGTCTTCGGGACGATCTACGCCAACGCGCTCGGCCCCCACCTGAAGGACGGGATCGCCGCGGCCGCGCGGGCCGGCGGCGACCCCGCCGTCCTGGCGAAGGCCTCCCAGAGTCCCGAAGGGCTGCACTCACTGCCCGGCACCCAGTCGGCGCCGCTGGCCCAGGCGTACGCCGACACCCTGCACACGGTGTTCCTGTGGACGGTGCCCGTCGCACTGCTCGGATTCGTCGTGGCGCTGTTCCTGAAGCAGGTGAAGCTGCGGGACACGGTACGGGCCGGCTCGACCGACATGGGTGAGGGCTTCGCCTCGCCGAACGCCCAGGACTCCGCCCGGCTCCTGGAGTTCTCGGTGGCGAAGGTCCTGCGGCGGGTGGACCCGGAGACGGCGCGGCGGATCGTGGCCGAGTCGGACACCCGGCTCGACATGGCAGGGGCCTGGGCGGTGATGCAGGTCGAGCTGTTCACGCGGATGGTCGGGCACGCGGGACTCCGGCTGATCGCGGCGCGGCACCGGATTCCGCCGGAGGTCCTGGTGCCGGTCTTCGACCGGATGATCGAGGAGGGCTTCCTCACCGGGGACGGCCATCTCTTCACGCACACCGCGGCCGGCAGCCGCGAGGCCAGGACCATCACGGACGCCTGGGCCCGCTGGCTGAACGGACAGCTGGGCGAGGACGGTGAGCGCCCGGACGACGCCCGGCTGCGCGCCGCGGTCGATGTGATCGCCAAGCGGCTGCTGGCGGAGGACCTGGCACAGGAGCTGTCGCCCGTCGCCCCGGCGGGCGCGCCCGTCTGA
- a CDS encoding acyl-CoA dehydrogenase family protein yields the protein MSYFSLALTEEQQDLRNWVHGFAAQVVRPAAAEWDAREETPWPVIQEAARIGLYGFESLADMYGDPSGLSLQIANEELFWGDAGIGMALFGTSLAVAGIFASGTPDQLAEWVPQCYGDEDDPKVAAFCVSEPQAGSDVSAMTTKARYDEARDEWVLSGQKAWITNGGIAEIHVVVASVDPSLGARGQAAFIVPPATKGLEASRTIKKLGLRASHTADVFLDDVRVPGHCLLGGKEKLDGRLARAREGGNAKGQAAMATFEVSRPTVGAQALGIARAAYEYALEYAGQREAFGRTIIENQSIAFALADLRTEIEAVRLLIWQAAWMARNDRTFDAGQGSMSKLRAGELAVAATEKAVQILGGAGYSREHPVERMYRDAKIYTIFEGTSEIQRLVIARAISGRHIR from the coding sequence ATGAGCTACTTCTCCCTCGCGCTCACCGAGGAACAGCAGGACCTGCGCAACTGGGTGCACGGCTTCGCCGCCCAGGTCGTACGCCCGGCGGCCGCCGAGTGGGACGCCCGCGAGGAGACGCCCTGGCCCGTCATCCAGGAGGCCGCCCGGATCGGCCTCTACGGATTCGAGTCGCTCGCCGACATGTACGGCGACCCGTCGGGGCTCTCCCTCCAGATAGCCAACGAGGAGCTGTTCTGGGGCGACGCCGGCATCGGCATGGCGCTGTTCGGCACCTCGCTCGCCGTCGCCGGGATCTTCGCCTCCGGCACTCCGGACCAGCTCGCCGAGTGGGTGCCCCAGTGCTACGGCGACGAGGACGACCCGAAGGTCGCGGCGTTCTGCGTCTCCGAGCCGCAGGCCGGCTCCGACGTCTCCGCGATGACCACGAAGGCCCGTTACGACGAGGCCAGGGACGAGTGGGTGCTCTCCGGCCAGAAGGCGTGGATCACCAACGGCGGGATCGCCGAGATCCATGTGGTCGTCGCCTCGGTCGACCCCTCGCTCGGCGCGCGCGGCCAGGCCGCGTTCATCGTGCCGCCCGCCACCAAGGGTCTGGAGGCGAGCCGCACCATCAAGAAGCTCGGACTGCGCGCCTCGCACACGGCGGACGTCTTCCTCGACGACGTGCGGGTGCCGGGGCACTGCCTGCTCGGCGGAAAGGAGAAGCTGGACGGCCGCCTCGCCCGCGCCCGCGAGGGCGGCAACGCCAAGGGGCAGGCCGCGATGGCCACCTTCGAGGTCAGCCGCCCCACCGTCGGCGCCCAGGCGCTGGGCATCGCCCGCGCCGCGTACGAATACGCGCTGGAGTACGCCGGACAGCGCGAGGCGTTCGGCCGGACGATCATCGAGAACCAGTCGATCGCGTTCGCCCTGGCCGACCTGCGTACCGAGATCGAGGCCGTGCGGCTGCTGATCTGGCAGGCCGCGTGGATGGCCCGCAACGACCGCACCTTCGACGCCGGCCAGGGCTCCATGTCCAAGCTGCGCGCCGGGGAACTCGCGGTGGCCGCGACGGAGAAGGCCGTCCAGATCCTCGGCGGCGCCGGGTACAGCCGGGAGCATCCGGTCGAGCGGATGTACCGCGACGCCAAGATCTACACGATCTTCGAGGGGACCAGCGAGATCCAGCGCCTGGTCATCGCCCGCGCGATCTCGGGCCGCCACATCCGCTGA
- a CDS encoding SCP2 sterol-binding domain-containing protein has translation MADNSTGSVIDELSALDFAAVSPPEFARIVKGLSAKQLGEAMHGELRTRVLGEVFGRMKQQFRPEAAGRLTALIRWKITGDTDVVYETSIAEGACTISAGRSDAEPRTTLIMADAEFLRLVSGNANPVTLFMMRKLKVAGDVGLASGLTRYFNIPKA, from the coding sequence GTGGCCGACAACAGCACCGGCAGTGTCATCGACGAACTGTCAGCCCTCGACTTCGCGGCGGTCTCCCCGCCGGAGTTCGCGCGGATCGTGAAGGGCCTGTCCGCCAAGCAGCTCGGCGAGGCCATGCACGGCGAACTGCGCACCCGGGTGCTCGGCGAGGTCTTCGGCCGGATGAAGCAGCAGTTCCGCCCGGAGGCGGCCGGCCGGCTCACCGCGCTGATCCGCTGGAAGATCACGGGTGACACGGACGTGGTCTACGAGACCTCGATCGCGGAAGGCGCCTGCACCATCAGCGCGGGCCGCTCCGACGCCGAACCGCGTACGACGCTGATCATGGCGGACGCGGAGTTCCTCAGGCTGGTCTCCGGCAACGCCAACCCCGTGACGCTGTTCATGATGCGCAAGCTGAAAGTGGCCGGTGACGTCGGCCTGGCCTCGGGCCTGACCCGCTACTTCAACATCCCGAAGGCCTGA
- a CDS encoding PucR family transcriptional regulator has protein sequence MPGVAQPSELGEPLGPLPQEFAAIVRPELPSLIKEIGLEVTRAYPEYARLLDGPYGQGIRVGVEQSISVFVDQVAEPASPSSLRDEMCRRFGRFEAYEGRGLDQLQGAYRLGARVALRRAKKIGRRYNLSPTMMLTFADALFSYVDELESLSREGYLEVRSASDDHTDTLRRRLLHLILAGRPVPRVAIAELSEQTGWTLPDEVTLVAVRPAPDLDRLGIDRDILVDFSDPQPHLLIPGPFDDMRRRMLEHALPGVHTAIGLTVPASLASDSIRWARRVLELVDAGVIDDAPAILCEDHLITLWLLSDPVLLDQLARRELAPMANISANRRERLIETLRIWLDTRGTAAQMGELLDVHPQTVRYRMRNLESIFGDQLVDPEARFSTETVLRAMQLRARSNETPI, from the coding sequence ATGCCGGGAGTTGCACAGCCCTCGGAGCTGGGAGAGCCACTGGGACCGCTGCCGCAGGAGTTCGCCGCGATCGTGCGGCCCGAACTCCCGAGCCTCATCAAGGAGATCGGCCTTGAGGTCACACGCGCCTACCCCGAGTACGCGCGGCTCCTGGACGGTCCCTACGGCCAGGGCATCCGGGTCGGCGTGGAACAGAGCATCTCCGTCTTCGTGGACCAGGTCGCCGAACCGGCCTCGCCCTCCTCGCTGCGCGACGAGATGTGCCGCAGGTTCGGCAGGTTCGAGGCGTACGAGGGGCGCGGCCTGGACCAGTTGCAGGGGGCCTACCGGCTGGGCGCCCGGGTCGCGCTGCGCCGGGCGAAGAAGATCGGCAGGCGCTACAACCTCTCCCCCACCATGATGCTGACCTTCGCCGACGCCCTCTTCTCGTATGTCGACGAGCTCGAATCCCTCTCGCGCGAGGGGTACTTGGAGGTCAGGTCGGCATCCGACGACCACACGGACACGCTGCGGCGCAGACTGCTGCATCTGATCCTCGCCGGCCGGCCGGTGCCCCGCGTCGCCATCGCCGAGCTGAGCGAGCAGACCGGCTGGACCCTGCCGGACGAGGTGACCCTCGTCGCGGTGCGCCCCGCCCCCGATCTCGACCGGCTCGGGATCGACCGGGACATACTGGTGGACTTCAGCGACCCGCAGCCGCACTTACTGATCCCGGGACCGTTCGACGACATGCGAAGACGCATGCTCGAACACGCGCTCCCGGGTGTTCATACGGCCATCGGCCTGACCGTCCCCGCGTCCCTGGCATCGGACTCGATCCGCTGGGCCCGGCGGGTGCTCGAACTCGTGGACGCCGGTGTCATAGACGACGCGCCGGCCATCCTCTGCGAGGACCATCTCATCACTCTGTGGCTGCTCTCCGACCCGGTCCTCCTCGACCAGCTCGCGCGCCGCGAACTCGCCCCGATGGCCAACATCAGCGCCAACCGGCGCGAACGGCTCATCGAAACACTGCGAATCTGGCTCGACACCCGCGGCACCGCCGCCCAGATGGGTGAGCTGCTCGACGTACACCCCCAGACCGTCCGTTACCGGATGCGCAATCTGGAATCGATCTTCGGCGATCAACTCGTCGATCCGGAGGCCCGGTTCTCGACCGAGACCGTGCTCCGCGCCATGCAGCTGCGTGCCCGCAGCAACGAGACACCCATCTGA
- a CDS encoding DUF6801 domain-containing protein — protein sequence MRVASVAGLALLAGLLSGGGSVADESPGPVGLAAACGTEDDGSEASAAAAVEVAVDIPATGEVGRPVQPGPVALTLTLSRADLAELLPEGTEAVVSRASLKVKVAQNGESAEAPWELTAASTPLPADGDVALVHSGEVPHVTFGSSGDVDFSVEEFSVELLSATAAAEGTEPALATLTCRLKEGESGHLATTQVTDGSGTEPSATPETSTGPEGGSGRTERQGVAVEPAAAGDEDPELCPVDPPEGEMDASEAPQPPPGDPVKVTDLPTGGTFSCAYALGLANVLKLDGAMIINDPDDPALISVLASKRVASRATNAQGGPYTRIDSLANLDLPDAESTFLTFGFQPVTAKVSFENGPITISTGSYGVAPNRVSFSTAYFQQSLRLHDVKVNGTPLDVGSGCETSKPFKVVLNGGAAYANVGLGGVLEGEVDIPPFTGCGTGGEDLNPLFTASLSGPGNRVFMNQAPTCIPSNPTRSYCPPPLPELPGSKS from the coding sequence GTGCGGGTCGCCTCCGTCGCCGGACTCGCCCTGCTCGCCGGGCTGTTGTCCGGCGGAGGCTCGGTCGCCGACGAGAGCCCCGGGCCTGTCGGCCTCGCGGCCGCCTGCGGAACCGAGGACGACGGCAGCGAGGCGTCCGCGGCGGCGGCGGTGGAGGTCGCGGTGGACATCCCGGCGACCGGTGAGGTCGGCCGGCCCGTGCAGCCGGGGCCCGTGGCGCTCACCCTCACGCTCTCGCGGGCCGACCTCGCCGAGCTGCTGCCGGAGGGCACCGAGGCCGTCGTGAGCCGGGCGTCGCTGAAGGTCAAGGTCGCCCAGAACGGCGAGTCGGCCGAGGCCCCCTGGGAACTCACCGCCGCGAGCACTCCGCTTCCCGCCGACGGTGACGTGGCGCTGGTCCACTCCGGCGAGGTCCCCCATGTGACCTTCGGGTCCTCGGGCGATGTCGACTTCTCGGTGGAGGAGTTCTCGGTCGAGCTGTTGTCCGCCACCGCGGCGGCCGAGGGGACCGAACCGGCCCTCGCCACGCTGACGTGCCGGCTGAAGGAGGGGGAGAGCGGGCATCTCGCCACCACGCAGGTGACCGACGGGTCCGGCACCGAACCGTCCGCGACCCCCGAGACGTCCACCGGTCCGGAGGGCGGTTCGGGCAGGACGGAGCGGCAGGGCGTCGCGGTGGAGCCGGCGGCCGCCGGGGACGAGGACCCCGAGTTGTGCCCCGTCGACCCCCCGGAGGGCGAGATGGACGCGAGTGAGGCTCCTCAGCCACCGCCGGGCGATCCCGTCAAGGTCACGGATCTCCCCACGGGAGGGACCTTCAGCTGCGCGTACGCGCTGGGTCTGGCCAACGTACTCAAGCTGGACGGGGCCATGATCATCAATGATCCCGACGACCCGGCGCTCATCAGCGTCCTCGCCTCGAAGCGTGTGGCGTCCCGGGCGACGAATGCGCAGGGCGGGCCGTACACCCGCATCGACTCGCTCGCGAACCTCGACCTTCCGGATGCCGAGTCCACCTTCCTGACCTTCGGATTCCAGCCGGTGACCGCGAAGGTCTCGTTCGAGAACGGCCCCATCACCATCTCGACAGGCAGCTACGGCGTCGCCCCCAACCGGGTGTCGTTCTCCACCGCGTACTTCCAGCAGTCCCTGCGCCTCCACGACGTCAAGGTCAATGGCACCCCGCTGGATGTGGGCAGCGGCTGCGAGACGTCGAAGCCGTTCAAGGTGGTCCTGAACGGTGGCGCGGCATACGCGAACGTGGGCCTGGGCGGCGTACTGGAGGGTGAGGTCGACATCCCGCCGTTCACCGGGTGCGGCACGGGGGGAGAGGACCTGAACCCGCTCTTCACCGCCTCCCTCTCGGGCCCCGGGAACAGGGTCTTCATGAATCAGGCTCCGACCTGCATTCCGAGCAACCCCACCCGGTCGTACTGCCCGCCCCCGCTGCCCGAACTGCCCGGCTCGAAGTCCTGA